AACTAACTTATTTATGTCACCGGCCCCACTAACTGAAAACATTACGATCCATTTGACAATTTGACTAAACAAAGGTTCTTATCGTCATGAAATAAAATCTTCACACAGAACCTTAAGTGATAACTAGTACTAATAAgctcaattttttctttttttttttgaaacaataaGCTCAATTTTATAACATTAATCATCATGAGTCATTGCTAATtactctactttttttttttttttttgaaaagaactAATTACTCTACTTAATTTAGTAGTAGTTTTCTTTTTATAGATATTCTAGTTCTGTTATTCTTTCCTTTTCTGGGTGTAGttcttcattgtttctattcGCTCGGAAAACGGCGCTTCTTCTTTTGCCATATAACCAGCAGAGAGTCAAATAGCAATTCCTCTCCCTCTGTTCATTTTTCAGAAATCCCGGGGGTCTGGTATTCGTCTTCTTTTCATCATCAATGGAAGATTTTGCCAATCAACGCTTGGATTTTGGAAAGATGGGATTTGGGTATCTATGTTCTTTTATCACTTTATTTTGGGTCTTCTTGTGCCTCACGTCCTGATTTGGGTTCTGAATTTTTGTTTTGTGGGGTTTTTTGAATTAGATGTCAGCATTACAGAAGAAGATGTAAGATTAGAGCTCCTTGTTGTAATGAGATCTTTGATTGTCGTCACTGTCACAATGAGTCAACTGTGAGTAAAATCTATCTGTTCTGTAGCtgggttttcaattttttctaTTTAAAGTGAAAACTTTTAGatttaggttgttatatggaTACGGGGCTTTTTGATTTAGGTTTTCTTTGTTCTCTGGGTTGTTTAATTTTGATGAGAACAGAGTAATTTGGAAAGGCACAGTGACAGACATGAATTAGTTCGACATGAGGTTCAGAAAGTGAGTTGGGTCTCTATTTCGATTCCTCTTTTACCTCAATGTTCATTTTATTGTTGAATCAGTGAAAATTTGATTGTAACTTGATGTTGTCTTTACAGGTTATATGTACAGTTTGTGACACGGAACAACAGGTTGGTTGGTAATTGGAGAATTTGGATCTATACTATTCAGTTGGTTTGTTTTGTTAAGTTTATGGTTAATGCGAAAGTTAAAGTTTTTTTGTTATAGGTTGCTCGAGTATGTACGAATTGTGGAGTTAATATGGGAGAGTACTTCTGTGAAATCTGCAAATTCTATGATGATGATGTAATAACTAGTGATAAACTCAATTAACTATTGTTTAAATCGCTCTTGTTTGGAGTGGAATACGATTAAGGCATGAATTTGATGCTTAGTAATGCTGTATTTGATTGTCTGTAGACAGATAAAGGACAATTCCACTGCAATGCTTGTGGGATCTGCAGGTAGTAAGCAGTTGTTTATCAATAGTTTAGCTATCAAATTTGTCCGTGTATGTTTGTTGAACTAATCTTAATCTTGTGATTTCATACAGAGTAGGCGGTCGCGAGAATTTCTTTCATTGTCTCAAGTGTGGTGCGTACTCTTACTCTGAGACTGTGAACGTTATCTTTATGTTGATTCTGTTAAGCGGTTATTCGAAAGCAGAGAACTATTTTCATCTTGACAACAGTTCGAACTACTTTGGTCATTTATCATATCCCGTGTAGTAAGCTCTCATAGCTTTCGAGTACTCTTCATGTTATTCACTTAACCTTTAAGAAAACCACAAGTTTGGATGTTAGATTTGTTGCCTGACCAACCCCTTTGTTGGGCAGTAATCAATGTCACCTCCTTCCCTAAGGAGAGTGCATCTAAGATCTAATGATGGTGTGTGATATCACACAAATGCTATTGGCGtctttaagtttttcttttccttttgccATTACTTTTTCCTTTAGCTAATTAGCATTAACTGTTTCTTTGTTTATATAATATAGTACTCGATTATCTAAACATGTATATCTTTCCCTACGATAATGATTTTTCAAAGCACACAGGATCTTGCTATTCAGTTGGTCTGCGTGATAATCACTTGTGTGTGGAGAACTCAATGGGCCACCACTGTCCCATCTGTTATGAGGTTTGACATTCTATACTCTCTGCGACATTTTCCTTTGAAAATTGGTCCTTCAAAA
Above is a genomic segment from Papaver somniferum cultivar HN1 chromosome 10, ASM357369v1, whole genome shotgun sequence containing:
- the LOC113319544 gene encoding E3 ubiquitin-protein ligase MIEL1-like codes for the protein MEDFANQRLDFGKMGFGCQHYRRRCKIRAPCCNEIFDCRHCHNESTSNLERHSDRHELVRHEVQKVICTVCDTEQQVARVCTNCGVNMGEYFCEICKFYDDDTDKGQFHCNACGICRVGGRENFFHCLKCGSCYSVGLRDNHLCVENSMGHHCPICYEYLFDSLKDTTVLKCGHTLHLDCLNEMKRHNQYCCPICSKSVFDMSKAWKRIDEEVEATVMPEDYRDKKVWILCNDCNDTTEVPFHIIGQKCAHCRSYNTRTIAPPILPDS